The Streptomyces albofaciens JCM 4342 genome has a segment encoding these proteins:
- a CDS encoding thioesterase II family protein yields MDAPRIRLICFPHAGGTASFFRNWHQWAPQDWELSAVRYPGREERIAEPCLDSMAELAGQLADALAPVMGVPTVFFGHSMGASVAHEVTALLAARGAPAPRALFVSGRAAPDRLRRMSNGVLDDDELLARVAGLGGPGAELLREPELRELLLPPIRADYQLLDAYAAGPKAPAVDVPVTAYFGTDDPGPSPDDVRAWSELTTAGCETLAFPGGHFFLVPHERDVVRDISARLSALL; encoded by the coding sequence GTGGACGCACCGAGAATCCGGCTGATCTGCTTCCCGCACGCGGGGGGCACGGCGAGTTTCTTCCGCAACTGGCACCAGTGGGCGCCGCAGGACTGGGAACTGAGCGCGGTGCGCTATCCAGGGCGTGAGGAGCGCATCGCCGAGCCGTGCCTCGACTCGATGGCGGAGCTCGCCGGGCAGCTGGCCGACGCGCTGGCGCCGGTGATGGGCGTGCCGACGGTGTTCTTCGGGCACAGCATGGGGGCGTCGGTGGCCCACGAGGTCACCGCGCTGCTCGCGGCGCGCGGCGCCCCCGCCCCGCGGGCCCTGTTCGTCTCCGGCCGGGCCGCGCCCGACCGGCTGCGGCGGATGAGCAACGGCGTGCTGGACGACGACGAGCTGCTGGCGAGGGTCGCCGGTCTCGGCGGCCCGGGGGCGGAGCTGCTCCGGGAACCCGAACTGCGGGAGCTGCTCCTGCCGCCGATCCGCGCGGACTACCAGCTGCTGGACGCCTATGCGGCCGGTCCCAAAGCGCCGGCCGTCGACGTACCCGTCACCGCCTATTTCGGTACCGACGACCCCGGCCCCTCGCCGGACGATGTGCGGGCCTGGTCGGAACTCACCACCGCCGGGTGCGAAACGCTCGCTTTCCCGGGCGGCCATTTCTTTCTCGTACCGCACGAGCGGGACGTGGTGCGGGATATCAGCGCCCGGCTCAGCGCCTTGCTGTGA
- a CDS encoding tryptophan halogenase family protein: protein MIKSVVIVGGGTAGWMSASYLKAAFGDRLDVTLVESDRVATIGVGEATFSTVRHFFDYLGLDESEWLPECSGSYKLGIRFENWREPGHHFYHPFERLRTADGFTLADWWLREGDRSEPFDRSCFITPALCEAQRSPRMLDGSLFAGELDGSLGRSTLEEQRDQFPYAYHFDAALLAKFLTKYGTDRGVRHVVDDVLDVARDQRGWISHVTTREHGDLTGDLFIDCTGFRGLLINQTLEEPFESFQDVLPNNRAVALRVPQPDQAETGMKPYTTATAMDSGWIWTIPLFGRIGTGYVYSDAHCTPEEAERTLRAFAAPGQDDLEANHIRMRIGRNRRSWVNNCVAIGLSSAFVEPLESTGIFFIQHGIEQLVKNFPDAHWDQSLVDDYNNRVAHVLDGVKEFLVLHYRAAQRDDTPYWKEAKVRALPDGLAERLELSASHLLDERTIYPAYHGFEQYSWITMLLGLGHEPARPRPALAHIDPAGARAEFAALKAGTQRLVENLPSCYEYVASLNARR from the coding sequence GTGATCAAGTCAGTTGTCATTGTCGGCGGCGGCACCGCGGGCTGGATGAGCGCCTCCTACCTGAAGGCGGCGTTCGGGGACCGCCTGGACGTGACCCTGGTCGAATCCGACCGGGTGGCCACGATCGGCGTCGGAGAGGCGACGTTCAGCACCGTCCGGCATTTCTTCGACTACCTCGGCCTGGACGAGTCGGAATGGCTCCCGGAGTGCTCCGGCTCCTACAAACTGGGAATCCGCTTCGAGAACTGGCGCGAGCCCGGCCACCACTTCTACCACCCCTTCGAGCGGCTGCGGACCGCCGACGGCTTCACCCTCGCCGACTGGTGGCTGCGCGAGGGCGACCGCAGCGAGCCCTTCGACCGCTCCTGCTTCATCACCCCCGCCCTGTGCGAGGCCCAGCGCTCGCCGCGGATGCTCGACGGCTCGCTCTTCGCCGGTGAACTCGACGGCTCGCTGGGCCGCTCGACGCTGGAGGAGCAGCGCGACCAGTTCCCCTACGCCTACCACTTCGACGCGGCGCTGCTGGCGAAGTTCCTGACCAAGTACGGCACCGACCGCGGTGTCCGGCACGTCGTCGACGACGTGCTCGATGTCGCGCGCGACCAGCGCGGCTGGATCAGCCACGTCACCACCCGCGAGCACGGGGACCTGACCGGCGACCTCTTCATCGACTGCACCGGCTTCCGCGGCCTGCTGATCAACCAGACCCTGGAGGAGCCCTTCGAGTCCTTCCAGGACGTCCTGCCGAACAACCGCGCCGTCGCCCTGCGCGTCCCGCAGCCCGACCAGGCCGAGACCGGCATGAAGCCCTACACCACCGCCACCGCGATGGACTCCGGCTGGATCTGGACCATTCCGCTGTTCGGCCGCATCGGCACCGGCTACGTGTACTCCGACGCGCACTGCACGCCCGAGGAGGCCGAGCGCACCCTCCGCGCGTTCGCCGCCCCCGGCCAGGACGACCTGGAAGCCAATCACATCCGGATGCGCATCGGCCGCAACCGCCGCTCGTGGGTCAACAACTGCGTCGCCATCGGCCTGTCCAGTGCCTTCGTCGAGCCCCTGGAGTCCACCGGCATCTTCTTCATCCAGCACGGCATCGAGCAGCTGGTGAAGAACTTCCCCGACGCGCACTGGGACCAGTCCCTGGTCGACGACTACAACAACCGGGTCGCCCACGTTCTGGACGGCGTCAAGGAGTTCCTGGTCCTGCACTACCGGGCGGCGCAGCGCGACGACACCCCGTACTGGAAGGAGGCCAAGGTCCGCGCCCTGCCGGACGGCCTCGCCGAGCGCCTGGAGCTCTCCGCGTCCCACCTGCTCGACGAGCGCACCATCTACCCCGCCTACCACGGCTTCGAGCAGTACTCGTGGATCACGATGCTGCTGGGCCTGGGTCACGAGCCGGCCCGTCCGCGGCCGGCTCTCGCGCACATCGACCCGGCGGGCGCCCGCGCCGAGTTCGCGGCCCTCAAGGCCGGCACCCAGCGCCTGGTCGAGAACCTGCCCAGCTGCTACGAGTACGTCGCGTCGCTCAACGCCCGCCGCTGA
- a CDS encoding flavin reductase family protein, whose protein sequence is MASRLSASHAAAPAASHPLPWQHRDTVGTPVPLDGFRALMSAFPAGVAVITSYGSDGDPRGLTCTSLASVTAEPPILSVCLNTRGETLQALRDRGAFAVNLLHDRARHTAEVFAKPVADRFAHTEWQPSPEAGLPWLTDDAFATAECEVTHLAEIGDHTLVLGLVTGVVRAAGTPLLYGAHRFAAWPGGELPEPRRDTALPTAAAGTSR, encoded by the coding sequence ATGGCCAGCCGCCTGTCCGCATCCCACGCCGCAGCACCCGCCGCTTCGCACCCCCTCCCGTGGCAGCACCGGGACACCGTCGGTACGCCGGTACCGCTCGACGGCTTCCGGGCGCTGATGAGCGCTTTCCCGGCGGGCGTCGCGGTGATCACCAGCTATGGTTCCGACGGCGACCCGCGCGGCCTGACCTGCACGTCCCTGGCCAGCGTCACGGCCGAACCCCCCATCCTCTCGGTCTGCCTGAACACCCGCGGCGAGACCCTCCAAGCCCTCCGCGACCGCGGCGCCTTCGCGGTGAACCTGCTGCACGACCGGGCACGGCACACCGCCGAGGTGTTCGCGAAGCCGGTCGCCGACCGGTTCGCCCACACCGAGTGGCAGCCCTCGCCCGAGGCCGGTCTGCCGTGGCTGACCGACGACGCCTTCGCCACGGCCGAGTGCGAGGTGACACACCTGGCGGAGATCGGCGACCACACGCTGGTCCTGGGCCTGGTGACCGGCGTCGTCCGCGCGGCCGGGACACCACTGCTGTACGGGGCGCACCGGTTCGCCGCCTGGCCCGGCGGCGAACTGCCCGAACCCCGGCGCGACACCGCGCTGCCCACCGCCGCCGCGGGCACCTCGCGCTGA
- a CDS encoding acyl carrier protein has product MSVHAAGTSLRTLVLGLVEEVLRAGPVTAEDSFYDFGGSSLQAMRVCVRVQKETGVEISPEALLDSDSLGAFADAVVARAADG; this is encoded by the coding sequence GTGTCAGTGCATGCTGCCGGTACGTCCCTCAGGACGCTGGTGCTGGGCCTCGTCGAGGAGGTACTGCGGGCCGGCCCGGTCACGGCCGAGGACAGCTTCTACGACTTCGGCGGCTCGTCCTTGCAGGCCATGCGGGTCTGCGTCCGCGTCCAGAAGGAGACCGGCGTCGAGATCAGCCCCGAGGCCCTCCTCGACAGCGACAGCCTCGGCGCCTTCGCGGACGCGGTGGTGGCGCGGGCAGCGGACGGATGA
- a CDS encoding amino acid adenylation domain-containing protein produces the protein MSGPGPIHEAVARQAAATPGATAVVGGGERIGYAELDAASSALAVRLRDRGVVPGSLVPVALPRSAQLIAVLLGVLKCGAAYAALDPRWPAARLRGLLDVLKPPLLVAAGTLPGTEVPTWAPPAGPLAALADPRASDTLAPGVTGDDPATVFFTSGTTGAPKAVLSPHRATTRLTGMTAAWSGPGRTMAQAAPASWDAYALEVWGTLTAGGTCVVTEGDHLLPGTLRTLVREHGVDTVFLTTSVFSLFAEEDVESLGGLRHVLTGGERLPAGAARRCLAAHPDLALINGYGPVESCVFATTHRVRPEDCAAACVPLGTAVPGTAVHVLEADAPAATGTEAEICISGAGLALEYLGAPGLTAEHFPVVRIGGVPTRIYRTGDRGLLDDRGTLHFRGRTDRQVKIAGHRIEPREIEEVGSTVPGVRECVVEVLPDDSGSGRRLAMFYTVASPGTGGHRDLPPPAMRRELSARLPGHLVPHVLRRCPALPLTANGKLDHAALLASLSPPRSRHRTMNRSL, from the coding sequence ATGAGCGGCCCGGGACCGATCCATGAGGCGGTGGCCCGGCAGGCGGCCGCCACGCCCGGGGCGACCGCCGTCGTCGGCGGCGGCGAGCGCATCGGCTACGCGGAACTCGACGCCGCCTCGTCCGCTCTCGCCGTGCGGTTGCGCGACCGGGGTGTGGTGCCCGGCAGCCTGGTACCGGTGGCACTGCCCCGGTCGGCACAGCTCATCGCCGTCCTGCTCGGCGTACTCAAGTGCGGTGCGGCGTACGCCGCTTTGGACCCCCGGTGGCCGGCGGCCAGATTGCGCGGGCTCCTCGACGTACTGAAACCGCCGCTCCTCGTCGCCGCGGGAACGCTGCCGGGTACGGAGGTGCCCACGTGGGCGCCTCCGGCGGGCCCCTTGGCGGCCCTGGCCGATCCCCGCGCCTCCGACACCCTGGCGCCCGGTGTCACGGGCGACGACCCGGCCACGGTGTTCTTCACCTCCGGCACGACGGGCGCGCCCAAGGCGGTGCTCTCCCCGCACCGGGCGACCACCCGCCTGACCGGGATGACGGCCGCCTGGTCGGGTCCCGGCCGGACCATGGCCCAGGCGGCCCCGGCCTCCTGGGACGCCTACGCGCTGGAGGTGTGGGGGACGCTCACCGCCGGGGGGACCTGCGTGGTGACCGAGGGCGACCACCTGCTGCCCGGCACCCTGCGCACCCTGGTCCGCGAGCACGGCGTCGACACGGTCTTCCTGACCACGTCCGTCTTCAGCCTCTTCGCCGAAGAGGACGTGGAAAGCCTTGGCGGGCTGCGCCATGTGCTCACCGGCGGCGAGCGGCTGCCGGCCGGGGCGGCCCGCAGGTGCCTGGCCGCCCACCCGGACCTCGCGCTGATCAACGGCTACGGCCCCGTGGAGAGCTGTGTCTTCGCCACCACCCACCGGGTGCGCCCCGAGGACTGTGCTGCCGCGTGCGTCCCGCTCGGCACCGCCGTACCGGGGACGGCGGTGCACGTCCTGGAAGCGGACGCGCCGGCGGCCACCGGAACCGAGGCGGAGATCTGCATCTCCGGTGCCGGCCTGGCACTGGAGTACCTCGGCGCCCCCGGCCTGACCGCGGAGCACTTCCCCGTGGTCCGGATCGGCGGCGTACCGACCCGGATCTACCGGACCGGTGACCGGGGGCTGCTGGACGACCGGGGCACCCTCCACTTCCGTGGCCGTACCGACCGGCAGGTGAAGATCGCCGGTCACCGTATCGAGCCCCGGGAGATCGAGGAGGTGGGCAGCACCGTCCCGGGTGTCCGGGAGTGCGTGGTGGAAGTGCTGCCCGACGACTCGGGGAGCGGCCGCAGGCTGGCCATGTTCTACACGGTGGCGTCACCGGGCACCGGCGGGCACCGGGACCTGCCGCCGCCGGCCATGCGGCGCGAACTGTCCGCGAGGCTGCCCGGTCATCTCGTGCCGCACGTGCTGCGACGGTGTCCCGCCCTGCCTCTTACGGCCAACGGCAAGCTCGACCACGCGGCTCTGCTGGCGTCGCTGTCCCCGCCCCGCTCCCGGCACCGCACCATGAACAGGAGTCTGTGA
- a CDS encoding non-ribosomal peptide synthetase encodes MTLDPAGAADGTASLPTYPMSYEQESIWLTDQFDDSAHQYVESWVHRLRGDFSVPALEAALTGIVRRHESLRSRLRLAGGTPSQTVLPPMPVPLLRRRVTPDGLDTAVREAVAPPLPLDRPPMLRATLLEAGDRDAVLAVAVHHAVVDGWSLHLLDEEFSDLYRAALNGREPERPPIPLQFGPYAQRQRSAGTPRDDLPAYWRDTLRNAPPESTFPLDRPRPDVPAHRGGLVEFTLDTGLTRRMRRLCREQKATPFAVLAAALTALIGRHGDQRDVVLGTPVSRREGPELEPMIACLTDVMPLRQTVDPRQSFRDLVTQTKDTVRTVVAHKDVPYTRLVRESGEQRTRARLPLFQVVLTVDDGRPPGLSLPGVRSERRYPHNGTSKFDVFVHLIPEDGGFRGRLEYDAGLFTPGTAGKLAQRFTLLLRDVTEHPDQALAESALLTDDDHAVLREWGEGPPPATGAPLAHEAFARAARRTPDLPAMTHRGRHLTYARLDEASDALAARLVAKGYGRARIGILLERGLRLPVAVLAVLKAGGCCVPVDAAYPADRIAFMLSDSRVGAVLTSGALLHHLTPLPDVDPWPLDALPAADNPRSPLPSVGEEAPAYLIYTSGSTGRPKGVVMPHRALATVTDWQTRRSADTGALRTAQFAPLSFDVFFQELFSTWAAGGTLVLVDHEIRRDPARLLALIGAESIERLFLPYVALHQLAEYAAVEPRRCPSLKEVISAGEQLFITPAIRRFFTESTDAVLDNQYGPSETHVVTVERLSGHPSGWPDRPGIGRPVPGAGIRILDERMRPVPPGAAGEICIGGRSVATGYFGQPDHTRRAFAPDPDRPQPARLYRSGDRGRFRPDGTLVFLGRRDDQVKIRGYRVEPGEVESVLKSMPGIADAVVTVDASDPHDKRLITHYVPADRNGPDTGALRRRLRTRLPEPLVPSLWVPMAALPLTPSGKVDRAALPAPHRHRHRAAGGGRGMGVGEETAVGSGAGTDEKSAASRVTGTGEEPTVGRGAGTDEEPVASRMTGTDEEPTTGRMTGTDEEPTTPGDAPALSDAERRVAAVWSDVLGVDGITADDDFFALGGDSLLAVRLLLALRERWRVRLPLGAVFTAPTVARMAALLAETAKLPDAPDLLPDTVLDTAVTPARALTRTTRDPAHLLLTGATGFLGAFLLRRLLSTTDATVHCLVRASDVPSGTTRLKTALERYGLWDDTFTERIAAVPGDLARNQLGLSPAHFDALARQVDAVYHAGASVNLALPYEQLRRANVLGTAEVLRLAALHRAVPLHHVSTVGVYPGVAAEDDGPIRPETPLPAADALRNGYAQSKWAAETLVHQARSRGLPVSVYRPTRIGGATSSGLCQTSDYLWLLLKGCIEAGRAPGDLNTAFDLIPVDSVTDALVELSLLPQTTSRVFHLASGHHIPLATAVAWLRTFGYRISEVPTRSWRGAIEQDSTNSAFPLLTLLPADGSPDGARSGRDAVFDATSTWDVLRGRGVERPEVNSDYFLRTVRAFVRSGFLPPPPHGGREPAAAPSRAEQQGAVG; translated from the coding sequence ATGACGCTCGACCCGGCCGGGGCAGCGGACGGCACGGCATCGCTCCCCACCTACCCGATGTCGTACGAGCAGGAGTCCATCTGGCTCACCGATCAGTTCGACGACAGCGCCCACCAGTACGTCGAGTCCTGGGTCCACCGGCTCCGCGGTGACTTCAGCGTGCCCGCCCTGGAGGCAGCCCTGACGGGCATCGTGCGCCGGCACGAGTCGCTGCGCAGCCGCCTGCGCCTGGCCGGGGGAACACCGAGCCAGACGGTGCTGCCTCCGATGCCGGTGCCCCTGCTCAGGCGCCGGGTCACCCCCGACGGGCTGGACACCGCCGTACGGGAGGCGGTGGCACCGCCTCTCCCCCTGGACCGGCCGCCCATGCTGCGGGCCACCCTCCTGGAAGCAGGCGACCGGGACGCGGTGCTCGCCGTGGCCGTCCACCACGCCGTCGTCGACGGCTGGTCGCTGCACCTGCTCGACGAGGAGTTCAGCGACCTCTACCGCGCGGCGCTGAACGGCCGCGAGCCCGAACGGCCGCCCATTCCACTCCAGTTCGGCCCGTACGCACAGCGGCAGCGCAGCGCCGGAACGCCCCGGGACGACCTGCCGGCGTACTGGCGGGACACCCTGCGGAACGCGCCCCCGGAGTCCACCTTCCCGCTCGACCGTCCGCGCCCCGACGTCCCGGCCCATCGCGGCGGACTGGTCGAATTCACCCTGGACACCGGCCTCACGCGCCGGATGCGGCGGTTGTGCCGGGAGCAGAAGGCCACCCCGTTCGCCGTACTCGCCGCCGCGCTGACCGCGCTGATCGGCAGGCACGGGGACCAGCGGGACGTGGTGCTCGGCACCCCGGTGTCCCGCCGCGAGGGCCCCGAACTCGAACCCATGATCGCCTGCCTGACCGATGTGATGCCGCTGCGCCAGACGGTGGATCCGCGGCAGTCGTTCCGCGACCTCGTCACCCAGACGAAAGACACGGTCCGTACGGTCGTCGCGCACAAGGACGTGCCGTACACCAGGCTGGTCAGGGAGTCCGGGGAGCAGCGGACCCGCGCACGCCTCCCGCTCTTCCAGGTCGTGCTGACCGTGGACGACGGCCGGCCCCCGGGCCTGTCCCTGCCGGGCGTGCGGAGCGAGCGCCGCTACCCGCACAACGGGACGTCGAAGTTCGACGTCTTCGTCCACCTCATCCCGGAGGACGGCGGCTTCCGGGGACGGCTGGAGTACGACGCGGGCCTGTTCACGCCCGGTACGGCCGGGAAACTGGCACAGCGGTTCACTCTCCTCCTCCGGGACGTGACCGAGCATCCGGACCAGGCCCTGGCGGAGTCGGCACTGCTGACGGACGACGACCACGCCGTACTCCGTGAGTGGGGCGAAGGACCGCCACCGGCGACGGGCGCACCCCTGGCCCACGAGGCGTTCGCCCGTGCCGCCCGGCGCACACCGGACCTGCCCGCCATGACGCACCGGGGCCGGCACCTCACCTACGCCCGACTCGACGAGGCTTCCGACGCGCTGGCCGCACGGCTGGTGGCCAAGGGCTACGGGCGCGCCCGGATCGGCATCCTGCTGGAGCGGGGACTCCGGCTGCCGGTCGCGGTGCTGGCGGTCCTCAAAGCGGGCGGCTGCTGCGTGCCCGTCGACGCTGCGTACCCGGCCGACCGTATCGCCTTCATGCTGAGCGACAGCCGGGTCGGAGCCGTGTTGACGAGCGGCGCCCTGCTCCACCACCTCACCCCGCTGCCGGACGTCGATCCCTGGCCGCTGGACGCTCTCCCGGCGGCGGACAACCCGAGGAGCCCCCTCCCCTCCGTCGGCGAAGAAGCCCCGGCGTACCTGATCTACACCTCGGGCTCGACGGGTCGGCCCAAAGGCGTCGTCATGCCGCACCGGGCCCTGGCCACGGTCACCGACTGGCAGACCCGCCGGTCCGCCGACACCGGCGCGCTCCGCACCGCGCAGTTCGCACCGCTGAGTTTCGACGTGTTCTTCCAGGAACTGTTCTCCACCTGGGCCGCCGGCGGCACGCTCGTCCTGGTCGACCACGAGATACGCCGTGACCCGGCCCGCCTGCTGGCCCTGATCGGGGCCGAGTCGATCGAGCGGCTGTTCCTCCCGTACGTGGCGCTGCACCAGCTCGCCGAATACGCGGCGGTGGAACCCCGCCGCTGCCCTTCGCTCAAAGAAGTCATCAGTGCGGGCGAGCAGTTGTTCATCACGCCGGCGATCCGCCGCTTCTTCACGGAGAGCACCGACGCCGTCCTGGACAACCAGTACGGGCCGTCCGAGACCCATGTGGTCACCGTGGAGAGGCTCTCGGGGCACCCCTCCGGATGGCCCGACCGCCCGGGCATCGGCCGGCCCGTCCCCGGAGCCGGCATCCGCATCCTCGACGAGCGGATGCGGCCCGTCCCACCGGGAGCGGCGGGCGAGATCTGCATCGGCGGCAGGAGTGTCGCCACCGGGTATTTCGGACAGCCGGACCACACACGGCGGGCGTTCGCACCGGACCCCGACCGGCCGCAGCCGGCCCGCCTGTACCGCAGCGGCGACCGGGGCCGGTTCCGGCCCGACGGCACGCTCGTCTTCCTCGGCCGACGCGACGACCAGGTGAAGATCCGCGGCTACCGCGTCGAACCCGGCGAGGTCGAATCCGTGCTGAAGTCCATGCCCGGCATCGCCGACGCCGTCGTGACGGTCGACGCGTCCGATCCCCACGACAAGCGGCTGATCACCCACTACGTCCCCGCCGACCGGAACGGTCCGGACACCGGAGCGCTGCGCCGACGACTGCGGACCCGGCTGCCCGAACCGCTGGTCCCGTCGCTGTGGGTGCCGATGGCCGCCCTGCCGTTGACCCCGAGCGGCAAGGTGGACCGGGCAGCGCTGCCCGCACCGCACCGGCACCGGCACCGGGCAGCGGGGGGCGGCAGGGGGATGGGGGTGGGTGAGGAGACGGCGGTCGGCAGCGGGGCGGGAACCGATGAGAAGTCGGCGGCTAGCAGGGTGACCGGGACGGGTGAGGAGCCGACGGTCGGCAGGGGGGCTGGAACCGATGAGGAGCCGGTGGCCAGCAGGATGACCGGAACCGACGAGGAACCGACCACCGGCAGGATGACCGGAACCGACGAGGAACCGACCACCCCCGGGGACGCGCCGGCGCTCAGTGACGCGGAACGCCGGGTGGCGGCCGTCTGGAGCGACGTGCTCGGCGTCGACGGGATCACCGCCGACGACGACTTCTTCGCTCTCGGCGGCGACTCACTCCTGGCCGTCCGGCTCCTGCTCGCGCTGCGTGAACGCTGGCGCGTCCGCCTTCCTCTCGGCGCCGTCTTCACCGCCCCGACGGTGGCCCGCATGGCGGCACTCCTCGCGGAGACGGCAAAGCTCCCGGACGCCCCGGACCTGCTGCCCGACACCGTCCTCGACACCGCCGTCACCCCGGCGCGCGCCCTCACCCGGACCACCCGCGATCCGGCACACCTCCTGCTCACCGGAGCGACCGGATTCCTGGGCGCGTTCCTGCTGCGACGGCTGCTCTCCACCACGGACGCCACCGTCCACTGCCTGGTCCGCGCGAGTGACGTGCCCTCCGGGACGACCCGGCTGAAGACCGCGCTGGAGCGGTACGGGCTGTGGGACGACACATTCACCGAGCGGATCGCGGCGGTACCGGGAGACCTCGCCCGTAACCAACTGGGCCTCTCACCGGCCCACTTCGACGCTCTCGCCCGCCAGGTGGACGCGGTCTACCACGCCGGAGCGTCGGTCAACCTGGCCCTGCCGTACGAGCAGTTGAGGCGGGCCAACGTACTCGGTACAGCCGAGGTGCTGCGCCTCGCCGCTCTGCACCGCGCCGTTCCCCTGCACCACGTCTCCACCGTGGGCGTGTACCCGGGCGTGGCCGCAGAGGACGACGGCCCGATCCGTCCGGAGACGCCCCTTCCGGCGGCGGACGCGCTACGGAACGGCTACGCCCAGAGCAAATGGGCGGCCGAAACGCTCGTCCACCAGGCGAGATCGCGCGGGCTGCCGGTCTCCGTCTACCGGCCCACACGGATCGGCGGTGCCACGAGCAGCGGACTGTGCCAGACATCCGACTACCTCTGGCTACTGCTGAAGGGGTGCATAGAGGCCGGCCGGGCCCCGGGCGACCTGAACACCGCTTTCGACCTCATCCCCGTGGACTCCGTCACCGACGCCCTGGTGGAACTCTCCCTCCTCCCACAAACCACCTCCCGCGTCTTCCACTTGGCGAGCGGACACCACATCCCCCTGGCGACGGCCGTCGCCTGGTTGCGCACCTTCGGCTACCGCATATCAGAGGTGCCCACCCGTTCCTGGCGCGGCGCCATCGAGCAGGACAGTACGAACTCCGCCTTCCCTCTCCTCACTCTCCTCCCGGCCGACGGGAGCCCGGACGGAGCGCGCTCCGGACGCGATGCGGTGTTCGACGCGACGAGCACCTGGGATGTCCTTCGCGGACGCGGCGTCGAACGCCCAGAAGTGAACAGCGACTATTTCCTCCGCACGGTGCGCGCCTTCGTACGATCCGGATTCCTTCCCCCTCCCCCGCACGGGGGCCGGGAGCCGGCGGCCGCACCGAGCCGGGCCGAGCAGCAGGGAGCTGTCGGATGA
- a CDS encoding cation:proton antiporter, translating into MNTLTTAAVLPLDPLAPHTLLVFLLQIGALLGLALALGRLARRLGLPAIVGELAAGVLLGPSFLTQAVPGLAAWLFPPDAVQMHLLDAVGQLGVLLLVGFTGMHLDLKLARRHGGTATAVGTAALLLPLALGVWLGYAMSGRLKPPDVDTMTFACFIGVAMCVSSIPVIGRVLVDMKLMHHTVGQLILVVATIDDAVGWLLVSVVTAMATTGVGAQEIATPLGHLAVLLLVVCTVGRWTVHRVMSWADRSASPGNTIAATVILLILSGAGAQALGFEAVFGAFLCGILIGVRGSADRTRKLEPLNTTVLSFLSPLFFALAGLRIDLTSLADTTVALWGLAALGIAVAGKFLGAFIGGAAGRLSRWEALALGAGINARGVVQIVIAVIGLRLGLLTPAMYSIIVLIAILTPLMAPPVLRFAMGRMEGAGRGHPAPVLPDITSGEARSEVPAPTPGVGLDSRIHR; encoded by the coding sequence ATGAACACCCTCACCACGGCAGCCGTACTGCCCCTCGACCCGCTGGCGCCGCACACACTGCTGGTGTTCCTGCTCCAGATAGGCGCCCTGCTCGGCCTGGCACTGGCGCTGGGCCGGCTGGCCCGGCGCCTGGGCCTGCCGGCCATCGTCGGAGAACTGGCCGCGGGCGTCCTGCTCGGCCCCTCCTTCCTGACCCAGGCCGTACCGGGCCTGGCCGCATGGCTCTTCCCGCCGGACGCCGTGCAGATGCACCTGCTGGACGCCGTGGGACAGCTCGGCGTCCTGCTCCTGGTCGGCTTCACCGGCATGCACCTGGACCTGAAGCTGGCCCGCAGGCACGGCGGCACGGCCACCGCCGTCGGCACCGCCGCCCTCCTGCTGCCGCTGGCGCTCGGCGTGTGGCTGGGTTACGCGATGTCCGGCCGGCTCAAGCCGCCAGACGTCGACACCATGACCTTCGCCTGCTTCATCGGCGTTGCCATGTGCGTCAGCTCGATCCCGGTCATCGGCCGGGTGCTCGTCGACATGAAGCTGATGCACCACACCGTCGGCCAGCTGATCCTGGTCGTCGCCACCATCGACGACGCGGTCGGATGGCTCCTGGTCTCCGTCGTGACGGCCATGGCCACCACCGGCGTGGGAGCCCAGGAAATCGCCACCCCGCTAGGGCACCTGGCCGTCCTCCTCCTCGTGGTGTGCACCGTCGGGCGCTGGACGGTGCACCGGGTGATGAGCTGGGCCGACCGCTCCGCGTCCCCCGGGAACACCATCGCCGCGACCGTCATCCTGCTCATCCTGTCCGGCGCGGGCGCCCAGGCCCTGGGCTTCGAGGCGGTGTTCGGCGCCTTCCTCTGCGGCATCCTCATCGGCGTCCGCGGCTCGGCGGACCGGACCCGCAAACTGGAACCGCTCAACACCACGGTCCTGTCCTTCCTCTCACCGCTCTTCTTCGCCCTCGCCGGCCTCCGCATCGACCTGACGTCACTGGCCGACACCACCGTCGCCCTGTGGGGCCTGGCCGCCCTCGGCATCGCCGTGGCCGGAAAGTTCCTGGGCGCCTTCATCGGCGGTGCCGCCGGACGGCTCAGCCGCTGGGAGGCGCTGGCACTGGGCGCCGGCATCAACGCCCGGGGAGTCGTCCAGATCGTGATAGCGGTCATCGGCCTCCGCCTCGGCCTCCTGACCCCCGCCATGTACAGCATCATCGTCCTGATCGCCATCCTCACGCCTCTCATGGCACCGCCTGTGCTTCGGTTCGCTATGGGGCGGATGGAGGGGGCGGGGAGAGGCCACCCGGCCCCTGTTCTGCCCGACATCACCAGCGGCGAAGCACGGAGCGAGGTACCCGCGCCCACACCCGGCGTCGGCCTCGATTCCCGGATCCACCGATAG